Part of the Denticeps clupeoides chromosome 3, fDenClu1.1, whole genome shotgun sequence genome, gttGTAATATGACCAAggggtgtgaatactttttcAAGGCATCTTCCAGTGTGAATAGAAAGGAGAACATCCCTCAAACTCTTGTTTCCTTTCACAGTAAACACAGAGGTTCCCTGAACTGAAAGCTGAATTCTAGGATTTTGACTTCTTTAGTCAATCCAGATTCTGAAGGACTTCTTACTCATCGCTGTTGAACATGCATACATGTTCAGTTTTGATAGTTGGGTGTGTAGTACTTTAGCGGGTATGAcgctcgcctacaaaccagaagagcacaaagtcccaggttcaaaccccacttactaccattgtgtccctgagcaagacacttatccctgagtgactgtccctgtcactactgattgtaaaatgctctggataatggcgtctgataaatgctgtaaaaatattgCCTCAACTTGGTCTGTAGCATCTTGTCCCGAATGACAGATTCAGATTACTTGTCCCCACATAGCTTGCACTCACTTTCGAAGTAAGTAAACCTTGTGTTTGAGAGCGTGTGACGTCACCCAGCTCAGACTGGGCGTGTGACGTCACCCAGCGAGGAACGAAGCTGTTCGTCTTCGTGATTCCTCGGGTGTGGAAGTCCGTAGTCTGATGGTGATTCCTGGACGGAGACTACATGTGGTGAGTCCGTCCTGATCTGTTCTTTACTTTCATGTCCATTTGGGGAAATAAAGCTCGTCTGTGGGATACTGTTCGGTGTTTTCAGCGATGGTTGCGGGTGGGAGAAGAAGCCCGTGGAAAGTTACggttataaaatataatagcTGGACTGAACATCaaatctaaaagaaaaaaaagtgtatccTGTCGTGGTGTTCGGTGGAAGACGGACATTTTGTGGTAGGTCGCCAGGCGAGTGTCATATGGCACCAGTACGAGCTCCGGGACAATTTACTTATCTGTGgctcagtttttcttttttacacgaATAAGTTAAATtcctttgtttaaaatatttcattttggttGTCAAGCTTAAACCCACTCCTTGTTATCACTCTGGTTTGTTCTTCTTGACTATTATAggtttttgtgtctgtctttAAACTCGATCTAGACTAATTTCCCCCACACATGACTTTCGTTTTCGGTAAACCGGAGCTGTGACATTTAAACCGAAACTACAGTGAAACATGGGCaatacattaaacaaacaaaaaaaatctatcgaTGATTGTTGGAATCTGCCAGAACTATGTAACTATTTCTATAGTTGTAAATCTATACCTCTATATTTGTGTTGAAGCATTTATGATTAATACAATATgatttaatgataataataaaatgaaaaaaattattttagatgGGAAAAACTCATATGAATAATAAGAGCAACATCATTAGGTCCTTGAATGTTTTAGTCTGCATCAGTCATATGTCACCGGACATCCTCACGTGGGTTCAGGTCACGTGTGTAACTGTCTCATTACTAGTGATCATTTCCACTTCTCCATGTAGCGCTTATTGTTGATTTCCTCctgaaaaaagaacagatttcCTCTTCTGTCTCTTCTTGCATAATTAACAGTCCCATATCCAGATGCCTGCAATGTAATTTTTACTACAGCAACAATTTAGACAAAACTGCTGAGGCTGCTGAACATACATTTGAGAAAATGTGATATATTAGGAGGTTCTTTGGAATTTTGGACTTCAGAAGAGAGGTTTTTCTAATTTATTGTGGAGTAGTGTGTCTGATAGGTGCTGGGGAGCAAGGGCATGTAGGGATTTGTATGTCAGGAGGAGAATTTTGCAGGAAATCAGGAATGAACATAGGAATGGTGCCAAGCAGTTTCAACAAACAGCAAGCCATGGCATCTAGGTGGGTAGTGATGAAACAAGAGCTTCAGCAGCAAATTTAGGTAGCAAAGACCAGAGCCTAGAGATTTAGTAAAATACAGATCTAGTGATTAAAATAATGCCTGTGTTATGGAACTGGAACAAAATCGAACAAAACCAAGACTTGGTTTTGAATAGTCGACCAGAGATAGAGGAGCGAGCTGAGTAGATGCGTTGGTGCTTAGCAGTGGAAGCAGAGTCCACAATGGTGGATGGTGAAGAGTGGTGGTCCCAACACAAAGCCTTAGACACACCTTGATTGACTGGAACAGGAGGTTTTGAGCCTTTCGGTTTATTAAATATGATTGAAAGCAGATACCAGTAATAAATTCAGATAAAGATTTGAGAATAAATGAGGCTGTTGAGATGGAAAATAAGGATGCTGATATTTCTAGAGGTGAGGAGGTTGTTGATGAAGCTGTGATGTTTCCTGAAGCCAGACTGAAAAGCTTATAGTGGGATTAAAGCATCCAGTTTATCTTCAGCAGTAATCCATAACAGGAGCAGCCACTTGGTTCTGGTCAAAATTTCTGTTAGCACCCGTTATGACATTATAATGagataataaattatatttctctgtctctgttttAGCAAAACACATGTTGGGTAAAGGCCTGAAGCGGAAGCTGCAGCACGATGGAGATTATGAGGAGGGTGGGACTGCCGTGGACAGAGAGACCTGCTCATACAATCTCCAGAGGCAGACGGTCTTCAACCTGTCTCTCCTAAAACTTTCCTCCCCGTTCCCCCAGCCTGCAGTGGAGCCGCGGCTCCAGCGGCACGTGCTTATAGCAAACACGCTGCGTCGCATCAAAGAAGAGTTCCAGCAAGAAGATGGGCTTCCAGGGCTCTTCCTTGCAGGTGAAAGTGCATCAGATCCCTGGCACAAAGAGACAGCACCTACCATCCCCCCATCAGCAGTATCACAGAATTCCGACTTACGTTTGAGCCCAGTTTCCTTCCTGGAGGACGACAGACTCCATCATGGTATCCAGGCATCTCGATCCAACAATGTTCTAGCCAATGCACCTGATATGGATGAATCTTGCCCTCCTCCAATGGTTCTAAACCCAACCCCTTCAAAAACAGGAGGACAGGAATGTACTGAGATCCAtacaaaaaagacagacagagctTTTGACATTTCACTGGTGGAATCAAAAAACGTAACTGCAGACCTGGGATTAGCTTCTGTCTTCTCTTCATCTTCGTTTTCCTTCGCTTCCTCGTCAGGGTTCCTGGCTGACCTGGTCATGGACGACCTCCTCTTTACTGACATTGACACATCCATGTATGACTTGAACTTGTGCTCTTCAAACACCGGCTCTTCCAAGGTGGTGTCTCTGGCCACTGCAGAGGACCTTGTAAGGAGTCTGTCCACCTGTGGCAACAGTGAGCTGGGATCAACAGGCGTGGCCCAGAGTCAGCCtttcaaaatggattttaatgaaCTAGACCACATTATGAAGCTTCTGTTTGGATCATGAGTAACCAAAATTGAAAAGACATTTTTTCGGAAGAAAATTCATTGCTAGAGAAAAGTTCAGCTACCCGGCATCACCGAGGGCCAAGTTAGTTCATGCTCATCTTACCTGTATATTTATGCTcctaaacaaaatacatttattatgccAAGTGTCCTCAAATGTATAAAGGgattttgtttttccatttttatattaaatgacTGATCCAATGTAGTattgtagtttgtgtgtgtgtcttttttaaagaacatttttcaCTACTGAGCCATATGTAACCACTTTCCTGTGAACCTTCCAGGGTAAAATGTGTGTTATTCCTAAATTTTTCCTAGGTAACAACCGAATCGCTCAGAAAATGTGGAATTGCTAAATCTGTAAATATTCTGAAATAGTATTATTAATCTATTTCTGTACAGGCTCTTCAAGTGAACTTGTTTTCCATAGGAATTTTCCCATACACTTTACAGACCATAGTTTTAGCTGTACACCACCGTAAGCCACAATGAACTATGACAGTATATCCACCTCATCATTACAATGTGCAATGATCACACACTGAGAGTGATCAaagaagcacattttttttagaagGCAGCCCACACAGAGACTCTGCAGAGGGTATTTCCCCAGCTAGCTGGCAACTGTCGCTGCTACAGTGGAAACTGGTTGAGATATTTTATAGTCAAACtgaattgtttttcttttacaaattTAAACACTGAATGTTTGATCAAAATGCTCATAACCTGTAGTCCGGAACGTTATAATCACAAACCTGATATAAAACATTATCTAGTCCTTAAACACACTTTGACGTAGAAACCAGTTTCTGCTATTGCAGCTCCTGAAATGCTCTCTGCAGGGTCTCTGTGTGGGTTgccttctaaaaaaaatatatatatatggtaaaTAATTCTGAAATAACTAttccattaaataaataaataaataaataaaggcaatAACAACCAACTATTGCACGACCACAGCATACCTCTCTGGTTTGTATACCATGCAGCCACTGGTCTGAGTAGAGCCACCCTCAGGGATATGGTGGGCTGCCTACGGGCCTACGGTGCCCCTATTGCCCTGCGATTGTGCAACTTCAGAAGGAGGAGAGCCTGtatttatataaacaatatttaCAATGTAATATGATTTGATAAAACTAATTTGTACACATGGGGCCTTATACATAAACGGATGtcatttacattatgtcattGATTTACCTGTCTATAAGTCTACTTTCATCCGCAACATCGCTTATATTTTCAGCCAGTTAGGTGTCGAACTGCTGGTTCAtccagaggtggaaaaagtattgaaaaaatttaattaagtaTGTTACGTTCTCCTCGTGTCTAGGGGTGGAAGAGAAGTAACAAAATGAATTAAGATAGCAGCTTTATATCTACAAACCTGAATACAATGTCTaatttggtggtagtagcctagtgggtaacacactcgcctatgatccagaagacccgggttcgaatcccacttactaccattgtgtccctgagcaagacacttaaccctaagttgctccagggagactgtccctgtaactactgattgtaagtcgctctggataagggcgtctgataaatgctgtaaatgtaaaatgtaaatgtaatttgcttttcccctgtcccaacactccgaaaagatcacactaatcttaaatgccaaacaaaaagattttatttacaaactcaaatatccaaaacaggGAGCAAAACCAACTTCAGGAGGGAAAAAggccctgtatctactgattgtaagtcgctctggataagggtgtctgataaatgctgtaaatgtaaatgaaaatgtagaaGTAccttgtaagttgctctggataaggacatctgtgTCACAGCCATTTGGCATGgggaggcaggtgaacggagatgatgagAAGACTTGACAAAGAAGAAGGACGGATTcgcacgaaaccggggtttaatcggtgatgaacaggacaggggggACATCTGGTAACATGTGAACATGTCAcataacaatgacctgacagtgaacagaaatgaacagggcagctttatacaagtAAACACAGGAGAaaaacgattaggaaacattacacaaacATTACAACTAACCCCTCTGCCAAATGGAATAAGTGTATA contains:
- the sertad2a gene encoding SERTA domain-containing protein 2, whose product is MLGKGLKRKLQHDGDYEEGGTAVDRETCSYNLQRQTVFNLSLLKLSSPFPQPAVEPRLQRHVLIANTLRRIKEEFQQEDGLPGLFLAGESASDPWHKETAPTIPPSAVSQNSDLRLSPVSFLEDDRLHHGIQASRSNNVLANAPDMDESCPPPMVLNPTPSKTGGQECTEIHTKKTDRAFDISLVESKNVTADLGLASVFSSSSFSFASSSGFLADLVMDDLLFTDIDTSMYDLNLCSSNTGSSKVVSLATAEDLVRSLSTCGNSELGSTGVAQSQPFKMDFNELDHIMKLLFGS